One stretch of Spiroplasma mirum ATCC 29335 DNA includes these proteins:
- the thyA gene encoding thymidylate synthase: MKQYLTMAQFILDNGLVKQDRTNTGTISYFGYQMRFNLAEGFPLLTTKKVHFKSVVYELLWFIKGDTNIKYLVNHNVRIWNEWPYEKYTKSSDYQNETLAEFVEKIETNDEFAQKHGDLGPVYGKQWRNFEGVDQLANLIDNLKTNPYSRRHILSAWNPKEVDNMALPPCHTLVQFYVSQDNKLSCQLYQRSADVFLGVPFNIASYALLTYMIAQVCGFELGDFVYSFGDCHIYQNHLAQINEQLTRTPRALPTLKLNADVKSLFDFTYEDIVLENYDPYPAIKGLVAV; encoded by the coding sequence ATGAAACAGTATTTAACAATGGCCCAGTTTATTTTAGATAATGGTTTAGTCAAGCAAGACCGGACTAATACCGGAACAATTTCTTATTTTGGCTATCAAATGCGCTTTAATTTAGCAGAAGGGTTTCCCTTGTTAACAACTAAAAAAGTTCATTTTAAATCGGTGGTGTATGAATTACTATGGTTTATTAAGGGTGATACTAATATTAAATATTTAGTTAACCATAATGTCCGGATTTGAAACGAATGACCATATGAAAAATATACGAAGTCATCAGATTACCAAAATGAAACTTTAGCTGAATTTGTTGAAAAAATTGAAACAAATGATGAATTCGCGCAAAAACATGGGGATTTAGGTCCAGTTTATGGAAAACAATGACGTAATTTTGAAGGAGTGGATCAACTAGCAAATTTAATTGATAATTTAAAAACTAACCCTTATTCACGTCGTCATATTTTAAGTGCTTGAAATCCGAAAGAAGTTGATAATATGGCCTTACCACCTTGTCATACCCTTGTTCAGTTCTATGTTTCTCAAGATAATAAATTAAGTTGCCAATTATACCAACGCAGTGCGGATGTTTTTTTAGGAGTTCCCTTTAATATTGCGAGTTATGCGTTATTAACTTATATGATTGCTCAGGTGTGTGGTTTTGAACTTGGTGATTTTGTTTATAGTTTTGGTGATTGTCATATTTATCAAAATCATTTAGCCCAAATTAATGAACAATTAACGAGAACACCACGTGCATTGCCAACCTTAAAATTAAACGCGGATGTAAAATCGTTATTTGATTTTACTTATGAAGATATTGTCTTAGAAAATTATGATCCATATCCCGCCATTAAAGGTTTGGTGGCAGTGTAA
- a CDS encoding dihydrofolate reductase produces the protein MIKLLWAMDQHGLIGKDNHLPWHIKAELQHFKAETLNKTILLGRTTFEVINCVLPNRKTIVVTHNPNYHFDHPDVQVVHDLQPILTQYQQNPDNELIVCGGSKVYEETLPVADQLIISYIKGKYTGDTYFPPFNLDDFELKFNQEYDEFTVKKYVRRRRS, from the coding sequence ATGATTAAGTTATTATGGGCAATGGATCAGCATGGTTTAATTGGCAAGGATAATCACTTGCCATGGCATATTAAAGCTGAGCTTCAACATTTTAAAGCTGAAACTCTTAATAAAACAATTTTATTAGGACGAACTACTTTTGAAGTAATTAACTGCGTGTTACCTAATCGGAAAACAATTGTAGTGACCCATAATCCTAACTATCACTTTGACCATCCAGATGTGCAGGTTGTTCATGATTTACAACCAATACTAACACAATATCAACAAAATCCGGATAATGAGTTAATAGTTTGTGGGGGGTCAAAGGTGTATGAAGAAACTTTGCCCGTGGCCGATCAGTTAATTATTAGTTATATTAAGGGTAAATATACTGGTGATACTTATTTTCCCCCTTTTAATCTTGATGATTTTGAATTAAAATTTAACCAAGAATATGATGAATTTACTGTTAAAAAATATGTGAGAAGGAGAAGATCTTAA
- a CDS encoding lysophospholipid acyltransferase family protein: MPNIWKIILTLPRFLRMLTKSKSIARKIKRDPNIVSEEYRYHWLQKRTKYMLWIFDIKLIVHKEENWIDKGCLMVANHQSNIDPAIIFRLNDFSKTAPCAFIAKKELATDKRFKNFVALIDVLFLDRKNPRQAIEVINEANELIRVPRTMVIFPEGTRSHQQEMGEFQAGSFKIAQKAHAPIIPVSLVNSYQVLNKKVKQKGKKYIHVVFHKPIKPDTFMTKPTDLISNNVKQIIQKGIDQYKHVDHKKAYEKYRAELKQKAKNA, translated from the coding sequence ATGCCAAATATATGAAAAATTATCTTAACATTACCACGTTTTTTGCGAATGTTAACAAAATCAAAGAGCATAGCTAGAAAAATTAAACGTGATCCCAATATTGTTTCTGAAGAATACCGTTATCACTGGCTTCAGAAACGAACAAAATATATGTTATGAATTTTTGATATTAAGTTAATTGTTCATAAAGAAGAAAATTGAATTGATAAGGGTTGTTTAATGGTTGCTAACCACCAGTCAAATATTGATCCCGCTATTATTTTTCGGTTAAATGATTTTAGTAAAACCGCACCGTGTGCTTTTATTGCCAAGAAAGAATTAGCAACTGACAAGCGTTTTAAAAATTTTGTGGCTTTAATTGATGTATTATTCTTAGACCGTAAGAATCCACGCCAAGCAATTGAAGTTATTAATGAAGCAAACGAATTAATTCGCGTGCCCCGGACAATGGTTATCTTCCCGGAAGGAACCCGTAGTCATCAACAGGAAATGGGAGAATTCCAAGCGGGAAGTTTTAAAATCGCTCAAAAAGCGCACGCGCCAATTATTCCGGTGTCGCTTGTTAATTCATACCAAGTTTTAAATAAAAAAGTTAAACAAAAAGGCAAGAAATATATTCATGTTGTGTTTCATAAACCAATTAAACCAGATACTTTTATGACCAAACCAACGGACTTAATTTCAAACAATGTTAAGCAAATCATTCAAAAAGGAATTGATCAATATAAACATGTTGACCATAAGAAAGCCTATGAAAAATATCGTGCCGAATTAAAACAAAAAGCCAAAAATGCTTAA
- a CDS encoding MATE family efflux transporter produces MDSKLGLTRREQKLRYTRPWEAIWYFCGPMVLIMVIQGLYNIIDKNMAQSFTQDDIMIRFGITAKNADNLVNLTTGYTMTAYYTIFSFAMLFGVGCSIVFSMEYGKRNIAAMRKIMGNMIVLQIITSIFISTVVFFLMNDNFHALLVRVQMNSSLSSAIQEHYVTLAWEYSRIFIFCSPLLFLSFALPTFLRNEGKVFIVLLMQVLSIPVNVLFSFIFAKLCHLEMSGVMMGSMMAWTFNICFSTTIIIFSKNSYCKFGFKDMKLSFVVIKRAMPIGVGVFFMNFANAIQILISTILVVHLPGQDDVYFTLNGQRVQATSVGIYICQLVYTSISPFMVIFISAGIGLFQGATAICAYAYGAKKYQRIEKILFRVAFLELIWFFIVFIIILAFADQMMKLYEFPAELVGKYRWYAVLNFSTYLFAAATYTAMTLYSSIGCPVQTMISSMLRSLLVIVPLSLIGFGVSNATGNNIDYFVFTGLNDLVCALILVPMLYTTWHKNKTKLIDYPDDFVQQAKDNAVENEEQNIIIHNDSK; encoded by the coding sequence ATGGATAGTAAATTAGGATTAACCAGACGTGAACAGAAGTTACGCTATACGAGACCTTGGGAAGCAATTTGGTATTTTTGTGGACCGATGGTGTTAATTATGGTTATTCAGGGGTTATATAATATTATTGATAAAAATATGGCGCAAAGTTTTACCCAGGATGATATTATGATTCGGTTTGGGATCACTGCTAAAAACGCTGATAATTTAGTAAATTTAACAACAGGTTATACAATGACTGCGTATTACACAATTTTTTCGTTCGCGATGTTATTTGGGGTTGGTTGTTCAATTGTTTTTTCAATGGAATATGGAAAACGAAATATTGCTGCGATGCGAAAAATTATGGGAAATATGATTGTTTTACAAATTATTACTTCAATTTTTATCAGTACCGTGGTGTTTTTCTTAATGAATGATAATTTTCATGCCTTATTAGTACGGGTGCAGATGAATAGTTCCTTGTCATCGGCAATTCAAGAGCACTATGTAACTTTAGCATGGGAATATTCGCGGATTTTTATCTTTTGTTCACCCTTGCTATTTTTATCATTTGCCTTACCAACCTTTTTACGTAACGAAGGAAAAGTTTTCATTGTTTTATTAATGCAAGTTTTATCAATTCCCGTGAACGTGTTATTTTCGTTTATTTTTGCTAAACTTTGTCACTTAGAAATGTCAGGAGTTATGATGGGAAGTATGATGGCATGAACTTTTAATATATGTTTTTCAACCACAATTATTATCTTTTCCAAAAATTCATATTGTAAATTTGGGTTTAAAGATATGAAACTATCATTCGTGGTTATTAAACGGGCAATGCCAATTGGAGTTGGAGTCTTTTTTATGAACTTTGCAAATGCCATCCAAATTTTAATTTCAACGATTTTAGTTGTCCATTTGCCCGGCCAAGATGATGTTTACTTTACTCTGAATGGCCAACGTGTTCAAGCAACCAGTGTCGGAATCTATATTTGTCAATTAGTTTATACTTCAATTTCGCCCTTTATGGTGATCTTTATTTCCGCGGGAATTGGATTATTCCAAGGAGCAACGGCCATCTGTGCTTATGCTTATGGGGCGAAAAAATACCAACGGATTGAGAAAATTCTCTTCCGGGTGGCATTCTTAGAATTAATTTGGTTCTTTATCGTCTTTATTATTATTTTAGCGTTTGCTGATCAAATGATGAAGTTATATGAGTTTCCCGCCGAATTAGTTGGCAAATACCGCTGGTATGCTGTTTTAAACTTCTCAACATATCTGTTTGCCGCTGCAACTTATACAGCAATGACTTTATACTCATCAATTGGGTGCCCTGTTCAAACAATGATTTCTTCAATGTTGCGATCATTACTAGTAATTGTGCCCTTATCATTAATTGGATTTGGGGTAAGTAATGCTACAGGTAATAATATTGATTACTTTGTTTTCACCGGATTAAATGACTTAGTCTGTGCGTTAATTTTAGTTCCAATGCTTTATACAACATGGCACAAAAATAAAACTAAGTTAATTGATTATCCTGATGATTTTGTCCAACAAGCCAAGGACAATGCTGTTGAAAATGAAGAACAAAATATTATTATTCATAATGATTCTAAATAA
- a CDS encoding peroxiredoxin has translation MDLKTTPFLFEDNQQHLLSEFQKEKGYILYFFPKAATPGCILETIAYNKHYQEFLQKGYNVIGISRDNPKKQHQFKCDHTVAFPMLCDIDEKLCQHFDVMKQKKMFNNVFMAIERSTFVVDNDFNILQSWQKVKPVGHIEDVLKFLNK, from the coding sequence ATGGATTTAAAAACAACACCATTTTTATTTGAGGATAATCAACAGCATTTATTATCTGAGTTTCAAAAGGAAAAGGGCTATATTTTATATTTTTTCCCGAAAGCAGCAACACCGGGATGTATATTAGAAACAATTGCCTATAACAAACATTACCAAGAGTTTTTACAAAAAGGCTATAATGTGATTGGTATTTCGCGGGATAATCCCAAAAAACAACATCAATTTAAATGTGACCATACAGTTGCGTTTCCAATGCTATGTGATATTGATGAAAAGCTTTGCCAGCATTTTGATGTTATGAAACAAAAAAAGATGTTCAACAATGTTTTTATGGCAATTGAAAGAAGTACTTTTGTTGTTGACAATGATTTTAACATTCTCCAATCTTGACAAAAAGTAAAACCCGTTGGCCATATTGAAGATGTTTTAAAATTTCTTAATAAATAA